From the genome of Pseudomonas sihuiensis:
AAGCGCGAGGCTCGCCAAACGCTGGGACAAGCCGAACTGAGAGAACAAGAGCATCAGGCCACCAAAACGCGGATCGACCTGGCCAGTTCAACTACGGCCCGCTTCATTGAAGTGCTCGCTAGGCAACAGCGATTGACGTATGCCGAGGAGCGTATCAAGCAAGCGGAGCGCACCCGTCGAGAGGTTGCAGCGTGGGTAAAAGCCGCTCGCAATCCTGAGTCGGATTTGCAGGCCGCCGATATTGCGGTCGCTGAGGCGCAGCTCAATCGCGAGAGTGCTGAACTCGAATTGGCGAGCGCCAAGATGACTTTGGCCGCGAGCTGGGGGGCAATGACCCCCGACTTCGGCGAAGTCGTCGGTGACCTCCAAACCTTGCCGACCGTGGCGCCATTCGAGACGCTGGCTGCCCGTTTGCCCATGACGCCGGAACTGTGGGCTTCGCGTTTGCAGGCCGACACCATCGGCGCCCGCCGCCGGCTCGCGGAGGCCGAAGCCAAACCCAACATCGACGTCAGCTTGGGCGTGCGGCGTTTGGAAGACTACAAGGATCACGGCGTAGTGATGTCGATCTCGGTGCCGCTGGGCAGCCCGACGCGCTCTGGATACGCGGTGTCCCAGGCCAATGCGGAGCTTGCTGCGCTTGAAGCGCGGCGTGACGCCGAGCGCTTCGAGCGCCACCAGGCGCTGTTCGACAAATATCAGGAACTCACGCACGCACGGACAGAGGCTGACTCGCTACGCGCACGAATGCTGCCTATGGCTGAAAGCGCTTTGGCAACGACTCGTCGCGGTTTCGAGCAGGGCCGATTCTCCTATTTGTCGTTGGCTCAAGCGCAGCGAACGCTATTCGATCTGCGCGCGCGCGCTGTGGAAGCCGCCACTCGCTATCACCTTCTGCTGGTCGAGGTGGAACGCCTCACCGCCACCGTTGAGGACACCGCACCATGATTCGCATTCTTTCCCTGTTGCTACTTTGTGTGTTTGCCGCTGCATGCAGCCCTGGCGGCGACAAGCCCAAAGAGGCGGCCAGCGCCCAAGCCAGCGGAAGCTATGAGCGCGGCCCAAACAATGGCCGGCTACTCCGCGATGGAGACTTCGCTTTGGAAGTCACCATCTACGAAACCAACGCCCCCCCACATTACAGGCTCTACGCCTATCGTGACGGCAAGCCAGTCGCCCCCGCTGATGTTGCCGCAACGATCAAGCTCTCCCGTTTGGATGGCGAGGTCAACCAATTCACGTTCAGGCCAGAAGGCAACTATCTGGTCGGCAGCGGTGAAGTGACCGAGCCGCATTCTTTCGATGTCGCCGTGTCCGCCGAACACGCCGGAAAGAGGTCCACTTGGTCTTATGAATCCTATGAGGGCCGCGTAAGCATTCCGGCTGGTATCGCCAAGGATGCCGGCATCAAAACCGAATCAGCGGGGCCGGCGGTCATCCGAGACGTTGTGCGGCTGATGGGAACCGTTGTTCTGGATGCCGACAGACACGCAGCGGTTCGCGCACGCTTTCCTGGCATCGTGCGATCAGTGAACGTGCAGCAGGGCGAACGAGTCCGCCGCGGCCAGACACTGGCCATCGTTGAGGGCAACGACAGCATGCGCACCTACCCGATTACCGCACCATTCGACGGCGTGGTACTCGCACGCAACACGAACGTCGGTGATGTGGCCGAAGCAGGTGCGCTGTTCGAGCTGGCTGACCCGTCCTACGTATGGATCGACCTGCGCGCCATCGGCACCGATGCCGAAGCCCTACAGCCAGGGCAGCCGGTACGAATCCGGTCAGCCACCGGGAAGACCGAAGCCAGCGGAAAGATCCAGCGATTGTTGCCGGTGGCTGGCAGCGGCCAGAGCGTCATTGCCCGCGTCAGCATCCCGAACCCGGAGGGGCGCTGGCGCCCCGGCATGACCGTGGCGGCCGAGGTCACAGTAGGCACGCGCAACGTACCGCTGGCGGTAAAAGAGTCCGGGTTGCAGCGATTCCGCGACTTCACCGTGGTTTTCGCACAGGTTGGCGAGACATACGAAGTCCGAATGCTCGAACTTGGCGAGCGTGATGGTGAATACGCCGAAGTGACTAGCGGACTCAAGCCCGGCACGAACTACGTGGCCGAGCAAAGTTTCCTGATACGCCAAGACATCGAAAAGTCTGGCGCAAGCCACGATCACTAAGGACGCGGACATGCTCGAACGTATCATTCGCGCGTCCATCGCGCATCGCTGGCTCGTGCTTCTATTGGTGCTCGCCCTGTCCGGGCTGGGCGTCTGGAACTACAGCCGCTTGCCGATCGACGCGATACCGGACATTACCAACGTCCAGGTACAGATCAATACCGAGGCACCAGGCTACTCGCCAATGGAGGCGGAGCAGCGCGTCACTTTCCCGGTTGAGACGGCGCTCGCTGGCCTCGCCCGGCTGGACTACACCCGCTCGATTTCCCGCTACGGCCTGTCGCAAGTCACTGCGGTCTTTGAGGACGGCACCGACATTTACTTTGCCCGCCAGCAGGTTGCCGAACGCTTGCAGCAGGCATCTTCGCAACTTCCGGCGGGCCTGAATCCTTCTCTCGGCCCGGTGGCAACCGGCCTGGGCGAGATATTCATGTACACCTTGGAACCCGAGAAGGGCTACGAGGAAATCTGGACGCCGACGGCGCTGCGCACATTGCAAGACTGGTCGGTGCGTCCGCAGCTCCGCAATCTGAAAGGCGTCACCGAGGTCAACACCATCGGCGGTTACGTGCGTCAGTTCCACATCACACCCGATCCGGTCAAGCTGCTGGCCTACGAGTTGACGATGAACGACGTGCTGAACGCCGTTGCGCGGAACAACGCCAACGTCGGTGCCGGCTACATCGAACGTCACGGCGAGCAGTACCTGATCCGCATCCCCGGACAGGTAGGCGACATCGAGCGACTGCGGAAAATTGTCGTGGCAACGCGCGATGGGCTGCCACTCCGAATATCCGACGTGGCGGAAGTTCTGGAGGGTAGCGAACTACGAACCGGCGCGGCCACGAAAGACGGCAAGGAGGTCGTGCTGGGAACGGCATTCATGCTGATTGGCGAGAACAGCCGAGCGGTTGCACAGCGCACGGTGGAAAAGCTCGCTGAAATCGACGCGACACTTCCCGAGGGAGTCCGAGCACACGCGGTTTATGACCGCACTCAACTCGTTGACCGCACCATCGCAACCGTGCAGAAGAATCTTCTGGAAGGCGCGTTGCTGGTGATTGCCGTGCTGTTCATGTTGCTAGGCAACCTGCGTGCAGCCCTGATAACCGCAGCGGTCATTCCGCTTGCCATGCTGCTGACGATCACCGGCATGGTGCAAAACCGAATCTCGGCCAACCTGATGAGCTTGGGCGCACTGGATTTCGGCCTGATTGTCGATGGTGCGGTCATCATCGTGGAGAACTGCTTGCGCAGGTTCAGCGAACGACAGCACCAGCTCGGTCGGCTGTTGACCCGCGATGAGCGTTTCTCGCTGGTTTCGAGCGCCAGTGCAGAGGTCATCAAGCCTGCCCTGTTCGGATTATTCATCATCACGGCGGTTTACCTTCCAATCTTCGCGTTGTCGGGTGTGGAAGGAAAGATGTTCCATCCGATGGCGCTTACCGTCGTGATCGCATTGACTGGTGCGATGGTGTTGTCCCTGACTTTCGTGCCCGCTGCGGTCGCGCTGTTTGTCACCGGCAAGGTTTCCGAGAAGGAAACCAAGGTGATGCGCGGCATCAGCCGCTTCTATGCGCCACTTCTCCAGAAGGCAATCAGGCTAAGGGTCGCCGTTGTCGCGGCGGCGTCAGTGTTGGTAGTGCTGTCTGGTTTGCTTGCGACGCGCCTGGGCACCGAGTTCATCCCCAATCTGGATGAAGGCGACATCGCCTTGCACGCGATGCGGATTCCCGGAACGAGTCTGACCCAGGCGATTGGCATGCAGCGCCAGTTGGAAGCGCGGATCAAGGAGTTTCCAGAGGTTGAGGAAGTCGTTGCCAAGATCGGTACTGCCGAGGTTGCGACTGATCCCATGCCTCCTTCGGTGGCTGACACCTTCATCATGCTCAAGGATCGCAGCGAATGGCCTGATCCGCGCAAACCGAGAGCCGTACTGCTTGCCGAACTGGAAAAGGCGGTGAACACCATTCCCGGCAACAACTACGAGTTCACTCAGCCCGTGCAGATGCGCATGAATGAGTTGATCGCGGGTGTCCGTGCCGAGGTGGCGATCAAGGTGTATGGCGATGACATGGAGCAACTGGCCCAACTAGGCTCCAAGATTGAAGCCGTGGCCGAGAGTATCGAGGGATCTGCCGACGTGGCACTCGAACAGATTACGGGCCTGCCGCTGATGACAATCACGCCGAACGTGGATGCACTGTCCCGGTACGGCCTGGCGATCGACGACATACAGCAGACGGTGGCAATCGCTCTTGGTGGTGCCGTCGCTGGCCAAGTGTTTGAGGGCGATCGCCGCTTCGATATTGTGGTTCGGCTGCCCGAAGCGCAGCGCCAAGACCCTAAAGCACTGGCGACACTGCCCATTCCCGTTCCGACCGGCGCTGCTGCCGCACCGGGCCAAGCCGCTTACGTGCCGCTCGGCCAGCTTGCGTCAATCGAAGTGGCTCCCGGCCCCAATCAGATCAGCCGCGAGAACGGTAAACGCCGGATCGTCATTACCAGCAATGTGCGCGGACGCGATCTAGGGTCGTTCGTGGAAGAGCTGCGTGAGCGCGTAAGCCGCGAAATCACACTGCCAGAGGGCTATTGGGTCAACTACGGGGGCACGTTCGAGCAACTCATTTCGGCGAGCCAACGGCTGTCCGTCGTCGTGCCGGCTGTACTGGTTCTGATCTTCGGCCTTCTGTTCATGGCCTTCGGCTCGGGCCGGGACGCCACGGTCGTCTTTAGCGGCGTACCATTGGCACTGACAGGCGGCATTGCCGCATTGTGGCTGCGCGATATTCCGCTTTCGATTTCGGCAGGGGTCGGCTTCATTGCCCTATCCGGTGTGGCAGTGCTCAACGGCCTGGTGATGGTGAGCTTCATTCGCAAGCTGCACCACGATGGCGCGCCGATTCAGGATGCCATTGTGAATGGCGCGATGACGCGGCTACGCCCGGTGCTGATGACTGCGCTGGTTGCAAGCCTCGGTTTCGTACCGATGGCCATCAACGTTGGAACGGGCGCGGAAGTGCAACGACCCCTCGCAACTGTCGTCATCGGCGGCATTGTCTCTTCGACGCTGCTGACGTTGCTGGTACTGCCGGCCCTGTATCGCCTCATTCATCGGCGTACCGACCGCCAGAACACCGCGCCAGCGTAAGCACGATGCCAATTTATCAACAGGTTCACATGGTGCGGCGAACGCAAGAAAGATGCTTGCCGCACTCGAACAACAAGGATTTTTAGGAGATTAATTGAGGTATGACATTCATGCGTGAAAGATCACTTGACGTAATACTGGATCGCTATCGACCGATCTGGCAACGGATTTCCCTGTTTCTCATGGCGACGGTTCTCCTGTTGTTCGCGTGTGCGAATCAGGCGCTCGCCCATGCCGTTGCCGAGGGTGATAAGGGCTACATCCAGGAAATATCCGGCGTCAACCTCATCCCTTTTATGTATCTAGGGGCGA
Proteins encoded in this window:
- a CDS encoding TolC family protein, which codes for MNLIRLVALVFVGACGTSTALAAEPLRLEEAVSRALAAHPSIAAETAQLQAVRARTQREALPPPYTIGGEVENVAGNGNLRGIRSAETTLRIGRVIELGGKREARQTLGQAELREQEHQATKTRIDLASSTTARFIEVLARQQRLTYAEERIKQAERTRREVAAWVKAARNPESDLQAADIAVAEAQLNRESAELELASAKMTLAASWGAMTPDFGEVVGDLQTLPTVAPFETLAARLPMTPELWASRLQADTIGARRRLAEAEAKPNIDVSLGVRRLEDYKDHGVVMSISVPLGSPTRSGYAVSQANAELAALEARRDAERFERHQALFDKYQELTHARTEADSLRARMLPMAESALATTRRGFEQGRFSYLSLAQAQRTLFDLRARAVEAATRYHLLLVEVERLTATVEDTAP
- a CDS encoding efflux RND transporter periplasmic adaptor subunit: MIRILSLLLLCVFAAACSPGGDKPKEAASAQASGSYERGPNNGRLLRDGDFALEVTIYETNAPPHYRLYAYRDGKPVAPADVAATIKLSRLDGEVNQFTFRPEGNYLVGSGEVTEPHSFDVAVSAEHAGKRSTWSYESYEGRVSIPAGIAKDAGIKTESAGPAVIRDVVRLMGTVVLDADRHAAVRARFPGIVRSVNVQQGERVRRGQTLAIVEGNDSMRTYPITAPFDGVVLARNTNVGDVAEAGALFELADPSYVWIDLRAIGTDAEALQPGQPVRIRSATGKTEASGKIQRLLPVAGSGQSVIARVSIPNPEGRWRPGMTVAAEVTVGTRNVPLAVKESGLQRFRDFTVVFAQVGETYEVRMLELGERDGEYAEVTSGLKPGTNYVAEQSFLIRQDIEKSGASHDH
- a CDS encoding efflux RND transporter permease subunit, which gives rise to MLERIIRASIAHRWLVLLLVLALSGLGVWNYSRLPIDAIPDITNVQVQINTEAPGYSPMEAEQRVTFPVETALAGLARLDYTRSISRYGLSQVTAVFEDGTDIYFARQQVAERLQQASSQLPAGLNPSLGPVATGLGEIFMYTLEPEKGYEEIWTPTALRTLQDWSVRPQLRNLKGVTEVNTIGGYVRQFHITPDPVKLLAYELTMNDVLNAVARNNANVGAGYIERHGEQYLIRIPGQVGDIERLRKIVVATRDGLPLRISDVAEVLEGSELRTGAATKDGKEVVLGTAFMLIGENSRAVAQRTVEKLAEIDATLPEGVRAHAVYDRTQLVDRTIATVQKNLLEGALLVIAVLFMLLGNLRAALITAAVIPLAMLLTITGMVQNRISANLMSLGALDFGLIVDGAVIIVENCLRRFSERQHQLGRLLTRDERFSLVSSASAEVIKPALFGLFIITAVYLPIFALSGVEGKMFHPMALTVVIALTGAMVLSLTFVPAAVALFVTGKVSEKETKVMRGISRFYAPLLQKAIRLRVAVVAAASVLVVLSGLLATRLGTEFIPNLDEGDIALHAMRIPGTSLTQAIGMQRQLEARIKEFPEVEEVVAKIGTAEVATDPMPPSVADTFIMLKDRSEWPDPRKPRAVLLAELEKAVNTIPGNNYEFTQPVQMRMNELIAGVRAEVAIKVYGDDMEQLAQLGSKIEAVAESIEGSADVALEQITGLPLMTITPNVDALSRYGLAIDDIQQTVAIALGGAVAGQVFEGDRRFDIVVRLPEAQRQDPKALATLPIPVPTGAAAAPGQAAYVPLGQLASIEVAPGPNQISRENGKRRIVITSNVRGRDLGSFVEELRERVSREITLPEGYWVNYGGTFEQLISASQRLSVVVPAVLVLIFGLLFMAFGSGRDATVVFSGVPLALTGGIAALWLRDIPLSISAGVGFIALSGVAVLNGLVMVSFIRKLHHDGAPIQDAIVNGAMTRLRPVLMTALVASLGFVPMAINVGTGAEVQRPLATVVIGGIVSSTLLTLLVLPALYRLIHRRTDRQNTAPA